One window from the genome of Pseudomonas sp. L5B5 encodes:
- a CDS encoding VUT family protein → MLFLIAYIGSVVLINYAFSTAPHLDIIWSAWGGLVFVLRDMVQTRFGHGALVAMLAALVLSYVTSDPAIALASATAFAVSECIDWLVFSITKRPLHDRLWISSALSIPLDTFIFFGLIDALTPGVILTALGSKFAGVTVVWLAMAWRLRKAACAS, encoded by the coding sequence ATGCTCTTCCTGATCGCCTATATCGGCAGTGTCGTGCTGATCAACTATGCCTTTTCCACCGCTCCGCACCTGGACATCATCTGGTCGGCCTGGGGCGGGCTGGTGTTCGTCCTGCGTGACATGGTGCAGACGCGCTTTGGTCATGGCGCCCTCGTTGCCATGCTGGCGGCCCTGGTGTTGTCCTACGTGACCTCCGACCCGGCCATCGCCCTGGCCAGCGCCACTGCGTTCGCTGTCTCGGAGTGCATCGACTGGCTGGTCTTCAGCATCACCAAACGCCCCTTGCACGACCGCCTGTGGATCAGCTCGGCGCTGAGCATTCCCCTGGATACCTTCATCTTCTTCGGCCTGATCGATGCCCTGACCCCGGGCGTGATCCTCACTGCCCTGGGCTCCAAGTTCGCCGGGGTTACCGTGGTCTGGCTGGCCATGGCCTGGCGTTTGCGCAAGGCCGCGTGCGCCAGCTGA
- the purT gene encoding formate-dependent phosphoribosylglycinamide formyltransferase: MTRIGTPLSPTATRVLLCGCGELGKEVVIELQRLGVEVIAVDRYANAPAMQVAHRSHVVNMLDGAALRAVIEAEKPHFIVPEIEAIATATLVELEAEGFTVIPTARATQLTMNREGIRRLAAEELDLPTSPYHFADTFEDYSKAVQDLGFPCVVKPVMSSSGKGQSLLRSVDDVQGAWDYAQEGGRAGKGRVIIEGFIDFDYEITLLTVRHAGGTTFCAPVGHRQEKGDYQESWQPQAMTAKALAESERVAKAVTEALGGRGLFGVELFIKGDQVWFSEVSPRPHDTGLVTLISQDLSQFALHARAILGLPIPLIRQFGPSASAVILVEGQSTQTAFANLGVALSEPDTALRLFGKPEVNGQRRMGVALARDESIEAARAKATRASQAVVVEL, translated from the coding sequence ATGACTCGTATCGGAACTCCATTGTCGCCAACCGCGACCCGCGTCTTGCTTTGTGGCTGTGGTGAGTTGGGCAAGGAGGTGGTGATCGAGCTGCAACGCCTGGGCGTGGAAGTGATTGCCGTGGACCGCTATGCCAATGCCCCGGCGATGCAGGTGGCCCACCGCAGCCACGTGGTCAACATGCTTGACGGCGCGGCGCTGCGGGCGGTGATCGAGGCGGAAAAACCGCATTTCATCGTGCCGGAAATCGAAGCCATCGCCACCGCGACCCTGGTGGAGCTGGAGGCCGAGGGTTTCACCGTGATCCCCACTGCCCGGGCCACCCAGCTGACCATGAACCGCGAAGGCATCCGTCGCCTGGCCGCCGAGGAGCTGGACCTGCCGACCTCGCCGTACCACTTCGCCGACACGTTCGAGGACTACAGCAAGGCCGTTCAGGACCTGGGCTTCCCTTGCGTGGTCAAGCCGGTGATGAGCTCCTCGGGCAAGGGCCAGAGCCTGCTGCGCAGTGTCGATGACGTGCAGGGAGCCTGGGATTACGCCCAGGAAGGCGGCCGGGCCGGCAAGGGCCGGGTGATCATCGAGGGTTTCATCGACTTCGACTACGAAATCACCCTGCTGACCGTGCGTCACGCCGGCGGCACGACGTTCTGCGCGCCGGTTGGCCACCGTCAGGAGAAGGGTGATTATCAGGAGTCCTGGCAGCCCCAGGCCATGACTGCGAAGGCCTTGGCCGAGTCCGAGCGGGTCGCCAAGGCGGTGACCGAGGCCCTGGGTGGTCGTGGCCTGTTCGGCGTGGAGCTGTTCATCAAGGGCGACCAGGTGTGGTTCAGCGAAGTCTCGCCGCGTCCCCATGACACGGGTCTGGTGACCCTGATTTCCCAGGACCTGTCCCAGTTTGCCCTGCATGCGCGGGCGATTCTCGGCTTGCCGATCCCGCTGATTCGCCAGTTCGGGCCATCGGCATCGGCGGTGATCCTGGTGGAAGGCCAGTCGACCCAGACGGCATTCGCCAACCTGGGTGTTGCCCTGAGCGAACCGGATACCGCGCTGCGCCTGTTCGGCAAGCCGGAAGTCAACGGTCAGCGCCGCATGGGCGTGGCCCTGGCTCGCGACGAGTCCATCGAGGCGGCGCGGGCCAAGGCGACCCGAGCCTCCCAGGCCGTCGTTGTAGAGCTGTAA